In Pieris rapae chromosome 18, ilPieRapa1.1, whole genome shotgun sequence, one genomic interval encodes:
- the LOC111001364 gene encoding chromaffin granule amine transporter → MTYSPLEPTSRAGAAAFLLVYCTLFLDNVLLTALVPILPEWSGATAAPAVLRNGSTISLEAGDAGGEATAAGAVLGARSAAQLACAPLAATMTTRVGPAATLRLAVLLLLAAATGLSWCGSSVCAAGGAACLWCGAAGRVLQGSGGALGGVAGMALVSRAVSPSRRQQALGASLGAVALGVLVGYPLGGATAGLWSSAAPFHLVAGALLANLGLQYAYLKKPEYDKPAGDEPRSTAWGECARGVWNECGAGAGAVFLSTAVMAALEPCLPLWLERRFGAQRWELGLVFLPDSVAYLAATSGSAALCGGRGLRAQRVALTGLCSVALGGVLVARACSLGALAIAQACVGAGVGALDAALVPALLARADSLPHAAALLQAAASAAYAVGPVAAGAIWWAAGFGATLRALAVANVLYAALLYRHFHDRPLPDQPGSQDGTEARGLGSELLPLSSPSP, encoded by the exons ATGACGTACTCTCCGTTGGAGCCGACGAGCCGAGCGGGCGCGGCCGCCTTCCTCCTCGTGTACTGCACACTGTTCTTGGACAACGTTTTACTCACCGCACTCG TGCCGATCCTGCCAGAGTGGAGCGGGGCGACGGCGGCTCCCGCCGTGCTGCGCAACGGCTCGACGATATCGCTGGAGGCCGGCGATGCAGGCGGCGAGGCGACGGCGGCGGGCGCCGTGCTAGGCGCACGCTCCGCCGCTCAACTGGCGTGCGCACCCTTGGCAGCCACCATGACGACGCGCGTGGGGCCCGCTGCCACTCTGCGTCTCGCCGTACTCCTGCTCCTCGCAGCCGCGACGGGGCTGTCTTGGTGCGGCAGCAGCGTGTGCGCGGCGGGTGGAGCGGCGTGCTTGTGGTGCGGCGCCGCGGGGCGCGTGCTGCAAGGATCGGGCGGTGCGCTCGGTGGAGTGGCCGGGATGGCTTTGGTTTCACGAGCGGTGTCACCGTCGCGACGACAACAAGCGCTCGGCGCGTCGCTCGGTGCCGTCGCTCTAG GTGTGCTCGTGGGATATCCGCTGGGCGGAGCGACTGCCGGTCTGTGGAGTTCGGCAGCGCCGTTTCACCTCGTCGCCGGCGCGCTGCTCGCCAACCTCG gaTTGCAATACGCCTACTTAAAGAAACCAGAGTACGATAAG CCAGCCGGCGACGAGCCTCGGAGCACGGCGTGGGGAGAGTGCGCGCGAGGCGTCTGGAACGAGTGCGGAGCGGGTGCGGGTGCGGTGTTCCTGAGCACCGCCGTCATGGCGGCCCTCGAACCCTGTTTGCCGCTGTGGCTGGAGCGTCGCTTCGGTGCACAG CGTTGGGAGCTGGGTTTGGTGTTTCTGCCAGATAGTGTGGCGTACCTGGCAGCGACGAGCGGTTCCGCGGCACTGTGCGGCGGACGCGGGCTGCGGGCGCAGCGGGTGGCCCTGACGGGGCTTTGCAGTGTGGCGTTAGGCGGCGTTTTAGTGGCGCGCGCGTGTTCTTTGGGAGCTCTGGCGATAGCGCAAGCCTGCGTTGGCGCGGGTGTCGGTGCGTTAGATGCGGCCCTAGTGCCCGCGCTGCTGGCACGTGCCGACAGTCTGCCGCACGCCGCCGCACTGCTGCAGGCCGCCGCGAGTGCCGCTTATGCCGTTGGGCCCGTGGCAGCTGGAGCCATTTGGTGGGCGGCGGGCTTTGGCGCCACTCTGCGGGCGTTGGCCGTCGCTAACGTACTGTATGCGGCGCTGCTCTACCGCCACTTCCATGATCGTCCCCTTCCCGACCag CCCGGGAGCCAAGACGGAACGGAAGCGAGAGGCTTGGGGTCGGAACTGTTGCCACTGTCGTCTCCTTCGCCCTGA
- the LOC111001348 gene encoding outer dense fiber protein 3-like protein 2: protein MACIKPLGPGPGAYRLPTTVGFPAHDPSRNRSPMFSFGTNGGARIKQLGPGPAYRIDRITRDGIVTSPAWSFGARLPGRPAQRIPGPGAHAPERCPPTRDPRAPQYSMGARLGYAVKRPGPAPNAYALRLGPGSPAYTMGARVGFSLKPRSPGPAVYFQRDADVYRTRAPVFSLAARSEGAGKPTKTPGPAAYPPHLYNTKKNPYAYSFGTKHGDYACPMIIKEDTMDCL, encoded by the exons ATGGCTTGTATAAAACCATTAG GCCCCGGGCCGGGCGCGTATCGACTGCCCACCACGGTGGGCTTCCCCGCCCATGACCCGTCCCGAAACCGCAGCCCCATGTTTTCATTCGGCACTAACGGAGGAGCGCGAATTAAGCAGCTGGGCCCTGGGCCCGCGTACCGCATCGACCGCATCACCCGCGACGGTATCGTCACGTCGCCCGCGTGGTCCTTCGGCGCACGTCTTCCGGGCCGGCCTGCCCAGCGGATACCGGGCCCCGGGGCGCACGCCCCCGAGCGGTGCCCGCCCACGCGCGATCCTCGCGCGCCGCAGTACTCGATGGGCGCGCGGCTAGGCTACGCGGTGAAGCGGCCGGGTCCGGCGCCCAACGCTTACGCGCTGCGCCTGGGCCCGGGCAGCCCCGCCTACACGATGGGGGCCCGCGTCGGCTTTTCGCTCAAGCCGCGCTCGCCGGGTCCCGCCGTGTACTTCCAGCGGGACGCGGACGTTTACCGCACGCGCGCGCCCGTCTTCAGTCTCGCGGCGCGCTCGGAGGGCGCCGGCAAACCCACGAAGACACCCGGCCCCGCCGCCTACCCACCACACTTGTACAACACCAAAAAG AATCCCTACGCCTATTCCTTCGGCACGAAGCACGGGGACTACGCGTGTCCCATGATCATTAAGGAGGACACGATGGACTGCCTGTAG
- the LOC111001384 gene encoding uncharacterized protein LOC111001384 yields MGGLGGVGAVLAAEICAPILLLCWLCCWPDDASDTSSGKYPARPAITNGSSGSHRLSELFNRRCGSSAISLHLPSTSGTTKQSLSAHRSHEEIRGRHRSQVDVGEEDSRYHSAPSVIHEVLHRRDWERSTKELYIPLKPEKVASSPSSPTPTGSYMSLDSIEQCEVTDRRISKTCKKHFTNIKCSKKKETDDDIKDDDATETSCFYIGDNSAGPSVSERPERIEKNNIKEDNNEAVERAGNDVKLYRHKETKQCLNECIKSKDRMRLVPVEELIVSRFGGESPDGAALDRSGAQHHGANSGAEICSARLMPPPSVEPLGYASDTLYLDEEAWGNAPSTALAWSPPAEGFLRARHASAGDVLAPTHRPQSGALSESDIDFELEACDELPPPYHEVHLLKHRNETAI; encoded by the exons ATGGGTGGGTTGGGAGGTGTGGGCGCGGTGTTGGCGGCAGAGATCTGCGCCCCAATTCTACTTCTCTGTTGGCTTTGCTGCTGGCCTGATGACGCCTCAG ATACAAGTTCTGGCAAATACCCGGCGAGACCTGCCATTACCAATG GATCATCAGGCTCTCACCGCTTGAGCGAACTGTTTAATCGGAGATGCGGCAGCAGCGCGATCTCTTTACATTTACCTAGCACTTCCG GAACCACAAAGCAGTCGTTGTCAGCTCATAGGAGTCACGAAGAAATCCGTGGCCGTCACCGCTCGCAGGTAGATGTAGGCGAAGAAGATAGCCGCTACCACTCTGCTCCTAGCGTCATTCACGAAGTATTGCACCGTAGAGACTGGGAGCGCTCTACCAAGGAACTTTACATTCCTCTAAAACCAGAGAAAGTGGCCTCATCCCCCAGCTCTCCTACTCCTACTGGTTCATACATGTCTCTGGATAGCATTGAGCAATGTGAAGTAACAGACCGACGAATCTCAAAAACTTGCAAGAAACATTTTACTAACATTAAATGctcaaaaaagaaagaaaccGACGACGATATCAAGGATGACGATGCGACTGAGACATCTTGCTTCTATATTGGCGACAATAGTGCCGGGCCCAGTGTTTCAGAGAGGCCAGAAaggattgaaaaaaataatattaaagaagatAATAATGAGGCAGTCGAGCGAGCGGGTAATGATGTTAAACTATACAGGCATAAAGAAACTAAGCAATGTTTAAATGAATGCATTAAAAGCAAGGATAGAATGAGATTGGTGCCAGTCGAAGAGTTAATCGTGTCTAGGTTTGGGGGCGAGAGTCCCGATGGCGCGGCCCTGGATAGATCAGGGGCGCAGCACCACGGGGCTAATTCGGGAGCTGAAATTTGCAGTGCTCGTTTAATGCCACCGCCATCTGTCG AACCGTTAGGCTACGCATCTGACACGTTATACCTGGACGAAGAAGCGTGGGGTAACGCGCCGAGCACGGCATTGGCTTGGTCACCTCCCGCTGAAGGCTTCCTGCGTGCCCGCCATGCTAGTGCCGGTGATGTGTTAGCACCCACACACCGCCCGCAATCAGGAGCACTCTCCG AAAGTGATATAGACTTTGAGCTAGAGGCGTGTGACGAGTTGCCGCCTCCATATCACGAGGTGCATCTGCTCAAACACAGAAATGAAACCGCTATATAA
- the LOC111001361 gene encoding uncharacterized protein LOC111001361 — translation MMQVSPRPLDRVLDGYRMRQRALSVEQLTQLAAQLHIAHLAELRRLRDYRRRLDDVQPYRPQHTDHLLRVNNGLEEGVVPGTWRPVVLPRNLQELFDTVPKTPQVKAADSAGVWRATRGWAAGALLLLAALFLLRATDRFFTRNYLRWRRSRSEEWPTPNVLATSQVETPPVEVDSPSEAVDADFPVDLPPPYSECSLKHRYEEPPPPYSACYVEFTNPKDGIPAVHFYNSRRQNIFRDLDAGTSSSDTGQREAPRSDERLSEARAESPKVFSDAC, via the exons ATG ATGCAGGTGTCACCGCGACCTCTAGATCGCGTACTAGATGGATACCGCATGCGGCAGAGGGCGCTCAGCGTAGAGCAACTGACTCAACTTGCAGCTCAGTTGCACATCGCTCACCTCGCTGAACTGAGGCGACTACGGGATTATCGCCGACGTTTGGATGACGTACAGCCTTATCGTCCGCAACATACAGATCATCTGTTGAG agTTAACAATGGCCTAGAGGAGGGCGTGGTGCCGGGGACGTGGAGGCCCGTGGTGTTGCCGCGCAATCTACAGGAACTCTTTGATACTGTG CCAAAGACGCCCCAGGTGAAAGCGGCAGACAGTGCAGGCGTGTGGCGCGCGACGCGGGGCTGGGCGGCAGGCGCACTGCTGCTGCTTGCTGCTCTGTTTCTGCTGCGAGCAACCGACCGTTTCTTCACCCGCAACTACCTGCGGT GGCGCCGAAGTCGGTCGGAAGAATGGCCCACTCCTAACGTGTTAGCGACGAGTC AAGTGGAGACGCCGCCCGTGGAGGTGGACTCTCCTTCGGAGGCGGTCGATGCTGACTTCCCGGTTGACCTGCCTCCGCCCTACTCTGAATGCTCCCTCAAGCACAGATACGAGGAACCGCCTCCACCCTACTCCGCATGCTACGTTGAATTTACGAACCCGAAGGACGGTATCCCAGCCGTTCACTTCTACAACAGCCGGCGACAGAATATTTTTCGAGACCTGGATGCGGGAACGTCTAGCAGTGATACGGGTCAGCGCGAGGCTCCAAGAAGTGATGAAAGACTAAGTGAAGCGAGGGCAGAATCACCGAAAGTGTTCAGCGACGCTTGTTGA
- the LOC111001349 gene encoding protein shisa-5, with translation MFDSKEFDKDFDNFYEDHKHFSKMNMSTIAYGIVGIVILLMILACCCRRRRNRGEVLSVETSTVRVPVPPAPYPQQQYASPHQYPVTSQYPLQNASMPYPTATPYPAGPYPGAAPYPSGGAPYQAPGAPYPTAGAPYPTGGAPYPTGAAPFSTGSSPFPSAQPSAPEASALPPSYDQAVGKQANIYGAQ, from the exons ATGTTTGATTCTAAAGAATTCGACAAAGATttcgataatttttatgag GACCATAAACACTTTTCAAAAATGAATATGTCAACAATAGCATATGGGATAGTGGGTATTGTCATCTTGCTTATGATCCTGGCTTGTTGTTGCCGTCGTCGTAGGAACAGAGGTGAAGTGCTCAGTGTTGAAA CCAGCACTGTGCGAGTGCCCGTGCCCCCTGCGCCATATCCGCAGCAGCAATACGCGTCGCCTCATCAGTACCCTG TTACGTCTCAGTACCCACTACAAAATGCCAGTATGCCGTATCCCACGGCGACGCCTTATCCCGCCGGACCTTATCCCGGGGCGGCCCCTTACCCGTCAGGGGGAGCGCCCTATCAAGCTCCGGGAGCCCCCTACCCGACGGCCGGGGCGCCTTACCCCACGGGCGGAGCGCCTTATCCGACGGGGGCTGCGCCCTTCTCGACTGGCTCTTCTCCATTTCCGTCTGCGCAGCCTAGTGCCCCTGAAGCCAGTG CGCTTCCGCCCTCCTACGACCAAGCCGTGGGCAAACAGGCCAACATTTACGGGGCGCAGTAA
- the LOC111001350 gene encoding 39S ribosomal protein L54, mitochondrial, whose product MLCHLIRILPLNYRSVGTCSFITIPKYQMHTDVTRYAVKKTTSAAGGVLGLGRGKKKVGKVSAMEKKQLPVESDPEKLVNYVCGSNIYLTGEDVKIKDDREYPDWLWTLNRGGAPRIEELDPNTKEYWKRVRAAGMKRNNKLRSMRKF is encoded by the exons ATGTTGTGTCATTTAATTCGTATACTGCCCCTAAATTACCGGTCAGTAGGAACTTGTTCATTCATCACGATACCAAAATATCAAATGCATACGGATGTTACTAGATATGCTGTAAAGAAAACAACCTCGGCTGCTGGAG GGGTTTTGGGTTTGGGCCGGGGTAAGAAGAAAGTTGGCAAAGTTAGTGCTATGGAGAAAAAGCAGCTTCCGGTTGAGTCAGATCCTGAAAAACtagtaaattatgtttgtgGCTCTAATATCTATCTCACTGGTGAAGATGTCAAG ATAAAAGATGACAGAGAGTACCCTGATTGGCTTTGGACTTTAAACAGAGGAGGTGCACCTCGTATTGAAGAACTGGACCCTAACACAAAAGAATACTGGAAGAGAGTTAGGGCCGCTGGAATGAAGAGAAACAATAAGCTGCGATCTATGAGgaagttttaa
- the LOC111001359 gene encoding beta-1,3-galactosyltransferase 5-like: MSGWGTGASGALRRSPALLLMLFAALVLLLLAARAPPAPPAPLRPRPLPLAVAPPAVPVNVTHRAPANGTAKPVTRPVDKVTRAPGAPLVSDIYEAGHERPHPELCPALGAHVKVLIMVTSAPEHARARDAIRLTWGHFAARRDIAFAFALGRPPSALRPALDAEDALYGDLVVGRSVDSYSNLTLKTLSILEWADTYCPRAPRLLKTDDDMFINVPRLLRFAAARVNATNTIWGKVVKKSLPKRTSKSKYFVPVAQFAGAVFPEFATGPAYLLTADAVRTLRAAAARRPYLRLEDVFVTGVVASAASVRRVHAPEFLNRKAPAHPCALQRALSLHMVQFHEQFDLWRKLLDGKTKCAG, from the coding sequence ATGTCCGGGTGGGGGACGGGAGCGTCGGGCGCCCTGCGGCGCTCGCCCGCCTTGCTGCTGATGCTGTTCGCCGCGCTGGTGCTGCTTCTGCTGGCTGCGCGCGCGCCGCCCGCCCCGCCCGCCCCGCTGCGGCCGCGCCCTCTACCGCTCGCCGTCGCCCCGCCCGCCGTGCCCGTCAACGTCACGCACCGGGCGCCCGCCAACGGCACTGCGAAGCCGGTGACGCGACCCGTCGACAAGGTGACTCGGGCACCGGGAGCGCCGCTCGTGAGTGACATCTACGAGGCGGGACACGAGCGGCCTCACCCCGAGCTGTGCCCGGCGCTAGGCGCGCACGTCAAGGTGCTCATCATGGTGACGTCGGCACCGGAGCACGCGCGCGCACGTGACGCCATCCGGCTCACGTGGGGCCACTTCGCGGCTCGGCGCGACATCGCGTTTGCGTTCGCGCTCGGTCGACCTCCGTCGGCTCTGCGGCCCGCTCTCGACGCCGAAGATGCGCTCTACGGTGACCTCGTCGTCGGGCGCTCCGTCGACTCATATTCGAACCTCACGCTCAAAACGCTGTCGATCCTCGAGTGGGCCGACACGTACTGCCCGCGCGCGCCGCGCCTCCTCAAGACCGACGACGACATGTTCATCAACGTGCCGCGGTTGCTGCGCTTCGCGGCGGCTCGGGTCAATGCAACGAACACCATCTGGGGCAAGGTCGTTAAGAAGTCGCTGCCGAAGCGCACGAGCAAGTCGAAGTACTTCGTGCCGGTGGCGCAGTTCGCGGGTGCCGTGTTCCCCGAATTCGCGACGGGCCCGGCCTACCTGCTGACGGCGGACGCCGTGCGCACGTTGAGGGCGGCGGCGGCGCGGCGTCCGTACCTGCGCCTCGAGGACGTGTTCGTGACGGGCGTGGTCGCCTCGGCGGCGTCCGTGCGCCGCGTGCACGCGCCCGAATTTCTGAACCGCAAGGCGCCCGCGCACCCGTGTGCGCTGCAACGTGCCCTCTCGCTGCACATGGTGCAGTTCCACGAGCAGTTCGACCTGTGGCGCAAGCTGCTCGACGGCAAGACCAAGTGCGCCGGCTAG